From a single Strix uralensis isolate ZFMK-TIS-50842 chromosome 27, bStrUra1, whole genome shotgun sequence genomic region:
- the RPS15 gene encoding small ribosomal subunit protein uS19 gives MAEVEQKKKRTFRKFTYRGVDLDQLLDMSYEQLMQLYSARQRRRLNRGLRRKQHSLLKRLRKAKKEAPPMEKPEVVKTHLRDMIILPEMVGSMVGVYNGKTFNQVEIKPEMIGHYLGEFSITYKPVKHGRPGIGATHSSRFIPLK, from the exons ATG GCGGAGGTGGAGCAGAAGAAGAAACGAACCTTCCGCAAATTCACCTACAGGGGGGTGGACCTGGACCAGCTCCTCGACATGTCCTA CGAGCAGCTGATGCAGCTGTacagcgcccggcagcgccggcgcCTCAACCGCGGCCTCCGCCGCAAGCAGCACTCGCTGCTGAAGCGGCTGCGTAAGGCCAAGAAGGAGGCACCGCCCATGGAGAAGCCGGAGGTGGTGAAAACCCACTTGCGGGACATGATCATCCTCCCCGAGATGGTGGGCAGCATGGTCGGCGTCTACAACGGCAAAACCTTCAACCAGGTGGAGATCAAG CCCGAGATGATCGGCCACTACCTGGGGGAATTCTCCATCACCTACAAGCCGGTGAAGCACGGCCGGCCCGGCATCGGCGCCACCCACTCCTCCAGGTTCATCCCGCTGAAGTAA
- the DAZAP1 gene encoding DAZ-associated protein 1 isoform X6, with protein MTQRNRGPEVEVKRAEPRDSKSQTPGPPGASQWGSRIMPSAANGWAGQPPPTWQQGYGPQGMWVPAGQAIGGYGPPPPGRGAPPPPPPFTSYIVSTPPGGFPPPQGFPQGYGTPPPFSFGYGAPPPPPDQFAPPGVPPPPATPGATPLAFPPPPPPSQATQDMSKPPTAQPEFPYSQFGYGQDLSGFGQGFSDPSQQPPPYGGPSVQPSSGPPAGGSGFGRGQNHNVQGFHPYRR; from the exons GTGGAGGTGAAACGCGCAGAACCTCGCGATAGCAAAAGCCAAACTCCAGGGCCGCCCGGTGCCAGTCAGTGGGGAAGCAGGATCATGCCAAGCGCTGCCAATGGCTGGGCAGGTCAGCCCCCTCCGACCTGGCAGCAAGGATATGGCCCTCAAG gGATGTGGGTGCCAGCTGGACAGGCAATTG gTGGATATGGACCACCTCCTCCAGGAAGAGGagcccctccaccaccaccaccatttaCCTCATACATAGTCTCTACACCTCCGGGAGGGTTCCCACCTCCACAAGGATTTCCACAGGGCTATGGCACCCCTCCACCATTTA GTTTTGGTTATGGTGCTCCACCTCCTCCACCTGACCAGTTTGCCCCACCTGGAGTACCCCCTCCACCTGCCACTCCAGGGGCAACACCACTAGcttttccaccaccaccaccaccatctcaGGCAACTCAGGACATGAGCAAACCCCCAACTGCTCAGCCGGAATTCCCTTATAGTCAGTTTG ggTATGGACAAGACTTGAGTGGTTTCGGACAAGGTTTCTCTGATCCCAGCCAGCAACCCCCTCCCTACGGAGGCCCCTCGGTGCAACCATCCAGTGGCCCACCGGCAGGAGGAAGTGGTTTTGGACGAGGACAGAACCATAATGTGCAAGGATTTCACCCCTACAGGCGCTAG